One genomic region from Populus nigra chromosome 8, ddPopNigr1.1, whole genome shotgun sequence encodes:
- the LOC133701088 gene encoding uncharacterized protein LOC133701088 isoform X3 gives MDKNKNYKKKKQQHKAAGIGQFQWRPVSVSVSSSSSNIGESLVKDVANESEDGHHVQELIKVAQVVTDNSDSTISSCVLDDCVEPMLSAEKHSLSLQVDAALIRFIIGKVGSAQKRIEEEMAVKIVFPSSKNEESIVIEGISTDCVTRASEKIQAIIDEAIKTNLDYSHFVSLPLGIYPELVDKLVDFQNSILGINYVSVDANVESDYNEDTSDIKNKGQELIEGDDEAVELKAEDDTHVKVDLTSISSVSYPPKPRRLPNASDFGIDKTIFIKPTTFHLTVLMLKLWNKERVNAASDVLKLHATVMNARNRKGKRQSKNDSFDARGILKQFRSEDWGEYVIPEAHLSQRFVYDDNGYYHCCASIPFPGKEACKYRLIDAHS, from the exons ATGGATAAGAACAAGAAttacaagaagaagaagcagcagcacAAAGCAGCTGGTATTGGTCAATTTCAATGGAGACCCgtctctgtctctgtctcttcttcttcttctaatattggag AATCCCTGGTCAAAGATGTTGCAAATGAGTCAGAAGATGGACATCATGTTCAAGAACTGATAAAGGTTGCTCAAGTGGTGACTGATAATTCTGACTCAACCATCAGCTCTTGTGTGCTGGATGATTGTGTTGAGCCCATGCTTTCTGCTGAGAAGCATTCACTTTCGCTTCAG GTGGATGCTGCTCTGATTCGATTCATTATAGGAAAAGT AGGATCTGCTCAAAAAAGGATTGAAGAGGAGATGGCTGTTAAGATTGTTTTTCCATCATCAAAGAATGAAGAATCAATTG TCATTGAAGGCATTTCAACTGATTGTGTGACAAGAGCTTCAGAAAAGATACAAGCTATTATTGATGAG GCAATTAAAACAAATCTCGACTACTCTCACTTTGTATCGCTTCCATTGGGAATATACCCTGAATTGGTTGATAAGCTAGTTGATTTTCAGAACTCCATACTGGGAATTAACTATGTTTCTGTAGATGCAAATGTGGAAAGTGATTATAATGAAGACACTTCAGACATCAAAAATAAGGGTCAAGAACTAATTGAAGGAGATGATGAAGCTGTTGAACTTAAAGCTGAAGATGACACTCATGTTAAAGTGGATTTAACTAGCATATCTTCTGTTAGTTATCCTCCTAAACCACGAAGGTTGCCTAATGCTTCTG ATTTTGGAATAGACAAAACAATATTCATTAAACCTACAACATTTCACTTGACTGTACTCATGTTGAAGTTGTGGAACAAGGAGCGAGTCAACGCAGCTTCAGATGTTCTAAAG TTGCATGCCACGGTGATGAACGCAAGGAACAGGAAAGG GAAGAGACAAAGCAAGAATGATTCCTTTGATGCAAGGGGCATATTGAAGCAGTTCCGATCAGAGGATTGGGGGGAGTATGTTATCCCCGAAGCACATCTTTCACAGCGCTTTGTGTATGATGACAACGGATATTACCATTGCTGTGCTTCGATACCTTTTCCGGGGAAAGAAGCTTGCAAATATAGACTGATTGACGCACATAGCTAG
- the LOC133701088 gene encoding uncharacterized protein LOC133701088 isoform X2: MDKNKNYKKKKQQHKAAGIGQFQWRPVSVSVSSSSSNIGESLVKDVANESEDGHHVQELIKVAQVVTDNSDSTISSCVLDDCVEPMLSAEKHSLSLQVDAALIRFIIGKVGSAQKRIEEEMAVKIVFPSSKNEESIVIEGISTDCVTRASEKIQAIIDEAIKTNLDYSHFVSLPLGIYPELVDKLVDFQNSILGINYVSVDANVESDYNEDTSDIKNKGQELIEGDDEAVELKAEDDTHVKVDLTSISSVSYPPKPRRLPNASDFGIDKTIFIKPTTFHLTVLMLKLWNKERVNAASDVLKDTMRGSLSRARVLYAPVEEIGSEDRLLRACQVIIDAFVEAGLVLEKDAKHKLKLHATVMNARNRKGKRQSKNDSFDARGILKQFRSEDWGEYVIPEAHLSQRFVYDDNGYYHCCASIPFPGKEACKYRLIDAHS, encoded by the exons ATGGATAAGAACAAGAAttacaagaagaagaagcagcagcacAAAGCAGCTGGTATTGGTCAATTTCAATGGAGACCCgtctctgtctctgtctcttcttcttcttctaatattggag AATCCCTGGTCAAAGATGTTGCAAATGAGTCAGAAGATGGACATCATGTTCAAGAACTGATAAAGGTTGCTCAAGTGGTGACTGATAATTCTGACTCAACCATCAGCTCTTGTGTGCTGGATGATTGTGTTGAGCCCATGCTTTCTGCTGAGAAGCATTCACTTTCGCTTCAG GTGGATGCTGCTCTGATTCGATTCATTATAGGAAAAGT AGGATCTGCTCAAAAAAGGATTGAAGAGGAGATGGCTGTTAAGATTGTTTTTCCATCATCAAAGAATGAAGAATCAATTG TCATTGAAGGCATTTCAACTGATTGTGTGACAAGAGCTTCAGAAAAGATACAAGCTATTATTGATGAG GCAATTAAAACAAATCTCGACTACTCTCACTTTGTATCGCTTCCATTGGGAATATACCCTGAATTGGTTGATAAGCTAGTTGATTTTCAGAACTCCATACTGGGAATTAACTATGTTTCTGTAGATGCAAATGTGGAAAGTGATTATAATGAAGACACTTCAGACATCAAAAATAAGGGTCAAGAACTAATTGAAGGAGATGATGAAGCTGTTGAACTTAAAGCTGAAGATGACACTCATGTTAAAGTGGATTTAACTAGCATATCTTCTGTTAGTTATCCTCCTAAACCACGAAGGTTGCCTAATGCTTCTG ATTTTGGAATAGACAAAACAATATTCATTAAACCTACAACATTTCACTTGACTGTACTCATGTTGAAGTTGTGGAACAAGGAGCGAGTCAACGCAGCTTCAGATGTTCTAAAG GATACCATGAGAGGGTCTTTGTCCAGAGCTCGTGTTCTATATGCTCCTGTTGAAGAAATCGGGAGTGAAGACCGACTTTTACGTGCATGTC AAGTCATCATTGATGCATTTGTTGAGGCTGGACTTGTTCTAGAGAAAGATGCTAAGCATAAGTTAAAG TTGCATGCCACGGTGATGAACGCAAGGAACAGGAAAGG GAAGAGACAAAGCAAGAATGATTCCTTTGATGCAAGGGGCATATTGAAGCAGTTCCGATCAGAGGATTGGGGGGAGTATGTTATCCCCGAAGCACATCTTTCACAGCGCTTTGTGTATGATGACAACGGATATTACCATTGCTGTGCTTCGATACCTTTTCCGGGGAAAGAAGCTTGCAAATATAGACTGATTGACGCACATAGCTAG
- the LOC133701088 gene encoding uncharacterized protein LOC133701088 isoform X1 — MDKNKNYKKKKQQHKAAGIGQFQWRPVSVSVSSSSSNIGESLVKDVANESEDGHHVQELIKVAQVVTDNSDSTISSCVLDDCVEPMLSAEKHSLSLQVDAALIRFIIGKVGSAQKRIEEEMAVKIVFPSSKNEESIVIEGISTDCVTRASEKIQAIIDEAIKTNLDYSHFVSLPLGIYPELVDKLVDFQNSILGINYVSVDANVESDYNEDTSDIKNKGQELIEGDDEAVELKAEDDTHVKVDLTSISSVSYPPKPRRLPNASDFGIDKTIFIKPTTFHLTVLMLKLWNKERVNAASDVLKSISSKVIDALDNRPVSIRLKGLDTMRGSLSRARVLYAPVEEIGSEDRLLRACQVIIDAFVEAGLVLEKDAKHKLKLHATVMNARNRKGKRQSKNDSFDARGILKQFRSEDWGEYVIPEAHLSQRFVYDDNGYYHCCASIPFPGKEACKYRLIDAHS, encoded by the exons ATGGATAAGAACAAGAAttacaagaagaagaagcagcagcacAAAGCAGCTGGTATTGGTCAATTTCAATGGAGACCCgtctctgtctctgtctcttcttcttcttctaatattggag AATCCCTGGTCAAAGATGTTGCAAATGAGTCAGAAGATGGACATCATGTTCAAGAACTGATAAAGGTTGCTCAAGTGGTGACTGATAATTCTGACTCAACCATCAGCTCTTGTGTGCTGGATGATTGTGTTGAGCCCATGCTTTCTGCTGAGAAGCATTCACTTTCGCTTCAG GTGGATGCTGCTCTGATTCGATTCATTATAGGAAAAGT AGGATCTGCTCAAAAAAGGATTGAAGAGGAGATGGCTGTTAAGATTGTTTTTCCATCATCAAAGAATGAAGAATCAATTG TCATTGAAGGCATTTCAACTGATTGTGTGACAAGAGCTTCAGAAAAGATACAAGCTATTATTGATGAG GCAATTAAAACAAATCTCGACTACTCTCACTTTGTATCGCTTCCATTGGGAATATACCCTGAATTGGTTGATAAGCTAGTTGATTTTCAGAACTCCATACTGGGAATTAACTATGTTTCTGTAGATGCAAATGTGGAAAGTGATTATAATGAAGACACTTCAGACATCAAAAATAAGGGTCAAGAACTAATTGAAGGAGATGATGAAGCTGTTGAACTTAAAGCTGAAGATGACACTCATGTTAAAGTGGATTTAACTAGCATATCTTCTGTTAGTTATCCTCCTAAACCACGAAGGTTGCCTAATGCTTCTG ATTTTGGAATAGACAAAACAATATTCATTAAACCTACAACATTTCACTTGACTGTACTCATGTTGAAGTTGTGGAACAAGGAGCGAGTCAACGCAGCTTCAGATGTTCTAAAG AGTATCTCATCAAAAGTGATTGATGCCTTGGATAATCGACCTGTCTCCATCAGGCTTAAAGGGCTG GATACCATGAGAGGGTCTTTGTCCAGAGCTCGTGTTCTATATGCTCCTGTTGAAGAAATCGGGAGTGAAGACCGACTTTTACGTGCATGTC AAGTCATCATTGATGCATTTGTTGAGGCTGGACTTGTTCTAGAGAAAGATGCTAAGCATAAGTTAAAG TTGCATGCCACGGTGATGAACGCAAGGAACAGGAAAGG GAAGAGACAAAGCAAGAATGATTCCTTTGATGCAAGGGGCATATTGAAGCAGTTCCGATCAGAGGATTGGGGGGAGTATGTTATCCCCGAAGCACATCTTTCACAGCGCTTTGTGTATGATGACAACGGATATTACCATTGCTGTGCTTCGATACCTTTTCCGGGGAAAGAAGCTTGCAAATATAGACTGATTGACGCACATAGCTAG
- the LOC133701088 gene encoding uncharacterized protein LOC133701088 isoform X4 yields the protein MLSAEKHSLSLQVDAALIRFIIGKVGSAQKRIEEEMAVKIVFPSSKNEESIVIEGISTDCVTRASEKIQAIIDEAIKTNLDYSHFVSLPLGIYPELVDKLVDFQNSILGINYVSVDANVESDYNEDTSDIKNKGQELIEGDDEAVELKAEDDTHVKVDLTSISSVSYPPKPRRLPNASDFGIDKTIFIKPTTFHLTVLMLKLWNKERVNAASDVLKSISSKVIDALDNRPVSIRLKGLDTMRGSLSRARVLYAPVEEIGSEDRLLRACQVIIDAFVEAGLVLEKDAKHKLKLHATVMNARNRKGKRQSKNDSFDARGILKQFRSEDWGEYVIPEAHLSQRFVYDDNGYYHCCASIPFPGKEACKYRLIDAHS from the exons ATGCTTTCTGCTGAGAAGCATTCACTTTCGCTTCAG GTGGATGCTGCTCTGATTCGATTCATTATAGGAAAAGT AGGATCTGCTCAAAAAAGGATTGAAGAGGAGATGGCTGTTAAGATTGTTTTTCCATCATCAAAGAATGAAGAATCAATTG TCATTGAAGGCATTTCAACTGATTGTGTGACAAGAGCTTCAGAAAAGATACAAGCTATTATTGATGAG GCAATTAAAACAAATCTCGACTACTCTCACTTTGTATCGCTTCCATTGGGAATATACCCTGAATTGGTTGATAAGCTAGTTGATTTTCAGAACTCCATACTGGGAATTAACTATGTTTCTGTAGATGCAAATGTGGAAAGTGATTATAATGAAGACACTTCAGACATCAAAAATAAGGGTCAAGAACTAATTGAAGGAGATGATGAAGCTGTTGAACTTAAAGCTGAAGATGACACTCATGTTAAAGTGGATTTAACTAGCATATCTTCTGTTAGTTATCCTCCTAAACCACGAAGGTTGCCTAATGCTTCTG ATTTTGGAATAGACAAAACAATATTCATTAAACCTACAACATTTCACTTGACTGTACTCATGTTGAAGTTGTGGAACAAGGAGCGAGTCAACGCAGCTTCAGATGTTCTAAAG AGTATCTCATCAAAAGTGATTGATGCCTTGGATAATCGACCTGTCTCCATCAGGCTTAAAGGGCTG GATACCATGAGAGGGTCTTTGTCCAGAGCTCGTGTTCTATATGCTCCTGTTGAAGAAATCGGGAGTGAAGACCGACTTTTACGTGCATGTC AAGTCATCATTGATGCATTTGTTGAGGCTGGACTTGTTCTAGAGAAAGATGCTAAGCATAAGTTAAAG TTGCATGCCACGGTGATGAACGCAAGGAACAGGAAAGG GAAGAGACAAAGCAAGAATGATTCCTTTGATGCAAGGGGCATATTGAAGCAGTTCCGATCAGAGGATTGGGGGGAGTATGTTATCCCCGAAGCACATCTTTCACAGCGCTTTGTGTATGATGACAACGGATATTACCATTGCTGTGCTTCGATACCTTTTCCGGGGAAAGAAGCTTGCAAATATAGACTGATTGACGCACATAGCTAG
- the LOC133701555 gene encoding protein JINGUBANG-like produces the protein MKHVGPITSLAINLSDDIIYSASLDRTVKVWRISDLKCIETIQAHLEPVNAVVVADDGILYTASDDASIRVWRRNFCSGEWPHSLTVTLSSKHSPVRTLTLTSDNGVLYGGCTDGYIHYWLKGWFPGQLQYGGALQGHTHAIMCMANVSKYVISGSADSTSRVWVRDSVGQHTCLAVLVGHRGPIRCVTAFLGRLEDDNEDGCTICTGSLDGVLKLWRVTRTNKESGSLSQNASD, from the coding sequence ATGAAGCATGTGGGGCCAATAACATCATTAGCAATCAACCTTTCTGATGACATCATATATTCAGCTTCCCTTGATAGGACAGTGAAGGTATGGAGAATATCAGACCTCAAATGCATTGAGACCATCCAAGCGCATTTAGAGCCCGTCAATGCCGTTGTTGTGGCCGATGATGGTATCCTTTACACCGCCTCCGACGATGCCTCAATCAGAGTTTGGCGGCGCAACTTCTGTAGTGGGGAATGGCCCCATTCGCTCACTGTAACCCTCTCTTCCAAGCACTCACCTGTAagaaccctaaccctaacctcAGACAACGGGGTGCTGTATGGTGGTTGCACTGATGGTTACATTCATTATTGGCTTAAGGGATGGTTCCCAGGTCAATTACAATACGGTGGTGCCCTCCAGGGTCACACACATGCAATAATGTGCATGGCCAACGTGTCAAAATATGTGATTAGTGGCTCAGCTGATTCAACCAGTAGGGTTTGGGTGAGAGATTCAGTTGGACAACACACATGCCTAGCAGTTTTAGTGGGGCATAGAGGACCTATTAGGTGTGTTACTGCATTTTTGGGGCGATTAGAGGATGATAATGAAGATGGTTGCACGATTTGCACTGGAAGTCTCGACGGGGTCTTGAAATTGTGGCGTGTGACACGTACCAACAAGGAAAGTGGGAGTTTGTCACAAAATGCAAGCGATTAA
- the LOC133701556 gene encoding protein JINGUBANG-like — translation MASLDSPNSPPNPSFAIRETAAHKFLRSISIGEAPSFSHFPCSPSPRLSTNSNIHTSPIFSSPPRQGSCTPVDNLVTTSESTNYTYRCLSSVLKRDGQILSIAMSNSLIYSGSSTNIIRLWKLPEFSECGQLKTKARMVVALQVSHDRVYAAYADGKIRIWRRTWDGAFKHIRLATIPSSGGYVRSLIARKDKMVILTDFL, via the coding sequence ATGGCCTCATTAGACTCTCCGAACTCACCTCCGAACCCATCTTTTGCAATAAGAGAAACCGCAGCCCACAAGTTCCTGAGAAGCATCTCCATAGGAGAAGCACCCTCATTCTCACATTTTCCTTGTAGCCCATCACCTCGCCTAAGCACTAATTCAAACATCCACACCTCTCCAATATTCTCCTCTCCTCCTCGTCAAGGCTCTTGCACTCCTGTTGATAACCTTGTCACCACCTCTGAAAGCACTAATTATACTTATAGGTGCCTATCTTCAGTCCTCAAAAGAGATGGCCAGATATTATCTATAGCAATGTCAAATAGCCTTATCTATTCTGGTTCTTCAACCAACATCATTCGGCTATGGAAACTACCTGAGTTCAGTGAGTGTGGTCAACTTAAGACTAAGGCCCGCATGGTTGTTGCGTTGCAAGTCTCACATGATAGGGTTTATGCTGCCTATGCCGATGGCAAGATCCGAATTTGGAGGAGAACATGGGATGGAGCTTTCAAACACATCCGGTTGGCAACGATTCCTAGCTCCGGCGGATATGTCCGAAGCCTTATTGCCCGGAAAGATAAGATGGTAATTTTAACTGATTTCCTTTAG